The following are from one region of the Hydrogenophaga sp. BPS33 genome:
- the ltrA gene encoding group II intron reverse transcriptase/maturase: protein MDYTESDFDAASPDEVSEWHSIDWKAVQYFVGKAQSRIAQAELEKDFRRVKRLQRSLIRSWQAKALAVRKVTENQGKRTSGVDRELWDTPQKKWNAISRLNLVGYRAKPLRRTWIPKADGRERPLGIPTMHDRAMQALFLLALEPAAECHADPNSYGFRKGRSTHDARQQLFVSLAKQASARWVLDADITGFFDNINHDWLLANVRMNKRVLGQWLRCGVVDKQQLQKTEAGTPQGGIISPLLANLTLDGLEAGLTRFLHDQMGTVRVKKAKVHLVRYADDFVVTGDSKEVLETVVRPWVEAFLRERGLQLHAGKTRIVHIDEGFDFLGWNFRKYSEKLLIKPSQKNVKAFYGKVREVIARHLSKKKAVLIAKLNPILRGWTRYHQGVVAKATFTKLNHLIVWRLWRWGMRRHPRWTRGKVFRHYWNHDSGRWEFEATVLNRWKEEMRLRLYTLADTKIVRHKKVKGEYNPFDPAWEAYGERLKRDRMVQAIWSGQRLELWMNQNGKCAHCGTEMDHDDSGLDNHHIVPVRWGGTDSLQNRVLLHPWCHRRIHALGLEVTKPVPARGL, encoded by the coding sequence ATGGATTACACCGAAAGCGATTTCGATGCTGCGTCTCCGGACGAGGTGAGCGAATGGCACTCCATTGACTGGAAGGCCGTCCAATACTTCGTAGGGAAAGCGCAATCGAGAATCGCGCAGGCAGAACTGGAGAAGGACTTCCGCAGAGTCAAACGACTCCAACGAAGCCTGATCCGATCCTGGCAGGCCAAGGCATTGGCCGTCAGGAAAGTGACCGAGAACCAAGGGAAGCGGACCAGTGGCGTGGACCGCGAACTTTGGGATACGCCGCAGAAGAAGTGGAACGCAATCAGTCGATTGAATCTCGTCGGGTACCGGGCCAAACCGCTTAGGCGGACCTGGATCCCTAAGGCGGATGGAAGGGAGCGCCCCCTGGGCATCCCGACCATGCACGACCGAGCCATGCAGGCCTTGTTCCTGCTGGCGCTGGAGCCGGCCGCGGAATGCCACGCCGACCCGAACTCGTATGGGTTCAGAAAGGGTCGGTCGACGCACGATGCACGGCAACAGTTGTTCGTGTCCCTTGCCAAGCAAGCCTCGGCGCGTTGGGTGCTGGATGCGGACATCACGGGGTTCTTCGACAACATCAACCACGACTGGCTGCTCGCCAATGTTCGTATGAACAAACGGGTGCTGGGGCAGTGGTTGCGTTGCGGAGTGGTGGACAAACAGCAGCTTCAGAAAACGGAAGCGGGGACGCCCCAAGGGGGGATCATCTCGCCGCTGCTGGCGAACCTGACGCTGGACGGACTTGAAGCGGGTCTCACGCGGTTCTTACACGACCAAATGGGAACCGTCAGAGTCAAGAAAGCCAAGGTGCATCTGGTGCGGTATGCCGATGACTTCGTGGTGACGGGCGACTCGAAAGAGGTGCTTGAAACCGTGGTCAGACCGTGGGTGGAAGCATTCTTGCGCGAGCGAGGATTGCAACTGCACGCAGGGAAGACGCGCATCGTGCATATCGACGAAGGGTTTGATTTCCTAGGGTGGAATTTCCGGAAATACTCGGAAAAACTGCTCATCAAGCCAAGTCAGAAGAACGTGAAAGCGTTCTATGGCAAGGTCAGGGAAGTCATCGCAAGACATCTCTCGAAAAAGAAGGCGGTATTGATCGCGAAGCTGAACCCAATCCTGCGGGGTTGGACTCGATACCATCAAGGCGTAGTGGCTAAGGCGACGTTCACCAAGCTCAACCACCTGATTGTCTGGCGGTTGTGGCGATGGGGGATGCGCCGACACCCACGATGGACCCGAGGCAAAGTATTCCGGCACTACTGGAATCACGACTCGGGCCGCTGGGAGTTTGAAGCCACAGTGCTCAACCGATGGAAAGAGGAGATGCGGCTGCGGCTGTACACGCTGGCGGACACGAAAATTGTCCGCCACAAGAAGGTCAAGGGGGAATACAACCCCTTTGATCCTGCATGGGAAGCCTATGGAGAACGCCTCAAACGCGACAGAATGGTGCAAGCCATCTGGAGTGGACAGAGGCTGGAACTGTGGATGAACCAGAACGGCAAATGTGCGCACTGTGGAACAGAGATGGACCACGACGATAGCGGGCTCGACAACCACCACATCGTCCCAGTACGGTGGGGTGGCACGGACAGTCTGCAGAATCGTGTGTTGCTACACCCATGGTGTCACCGGCGTATCCACGCCCTAGGTTTGGAGGTCACCAAGCCGGTCCCAGCACGGGGACTTTAA
- a CDS encoding tetratricopeptide repeat protein: MSLPSNTLHRTAALVLMSLAFGAAAQPTATAADTKPAAEPAFVNSDLNAPLLYQLLLGELNVSAGEPGTGYSLILDAARKEKNPELYRRAVDVALQARSGEAALTAARAWADELPASSEGNRFVLQILLALNRVSESGPVLQKILQNAPAGGRNDIINAIPQTYARITDKALTATVVRNALEPWLKQPAHAAAAWTTVGRLDLEQDRLPQALVAAREGHTIEPASPFPALLALELMERGQPEAEAVVRQQQAVQKVPSNTNTAVALSYARILIDQHRNGEARAQLQTLTSRQSELADPWLLLGTLQAQDNDLPGASASLEKYMAMARKSSDERSARGLTQAYLLMAQIAEKQKDFPAANAWLDRIENADDIMAAQLRRASLLARQGQMAQARTLLRNQPDRRPEDARLKLVAEAQLLRDFKQWQQSYEVYSEASARFPNDTDLLYDQAMMAEKAGKLADMERLLRQLIAAKPDYHHAYNALGYSLADRNLRLPEAKQLIEKAVELEPGDAYIQDSLGWVEFRMGNTARALSILQAAYSKRPDPEIAAHLGEVLWAGGQREQALKIWREGLLMSADNETLQGTLKRLQVRP; the protein is encoded by the coding sequence ATGTCCCTACCCTCCAATACATTGCACCGAACCGCAGCCTTGGTCTTGATGAGCCTGGCGTTCGGAGCGGCCGCGCAGCCCACCGCCACGGCGGCCGACACCAAGCCCGCCGCAGAACCAGCCTTCGTCAACTCAGACCTGAACGCCCCCCTCCTCTACCAGCTTTTGCTGGGCGAGCTCAACGTCAGTGCGGGCGAGCCGGGTACCGGCTACTCGCTCATTCTGGATGCGGCACGCAAAGAGAAGAATCCCGAGCTCTACCGGCGAGCGGTCGATGTGGCCTTGCAGGCCCGCTCCGGCGAGGCCGCGCTGACCGCGGCACGCGCCTGGGCCGACGAACTGCCCGCCAGCTCGGAAGGCAACCGTTTCGTTCTGCAGATCCTCCTTGCACTGAACCGCGTCAGCGAAAGCGGACCGGTCCTGCAGAAAATCCTGCAAAACGCCCCCGCGGGCGGGCGCAACGACATCATCAACGCCATTCCGCAGACCTACGCCCGGATCACGGACAAGGCCTTGACCGCGACGGTGGTTCGAAACGCCTTGGAGCCCTGGCTCAAGCAACCCGCCCATGCCGCCGCAGCCTGGACCACGGTCGGTCGTCTTGACCTGGAACAAGACCGGCTACCCCAGGCCCTGGTGGCGGCGCGCGAGGGCCACACCATCGAGCCCGCATCACCCTTTCCGGCGCTGTTGGCGCTGGAGCTGATGGAGCGCGGACAACCCGAGGCCGAGGCCGTGGTGCGCCAACAGCAAGCCGTCCAGAAGGTGCCTTCCAATACAAACACCGCAGTGGCGCTGTCCTATGCCCGCATCCTCATCGACCAGCACCGCAACGGCGAAGCGCGTGCGCAACTCCAGACACTGACCTCGCGCCAGTCCGAACTGGCCGATCCCTGGCTCCTGCTGGGCACCTTGCAGGCGCAAGACAACGATCTGCCAGGCGCATCCGCCTCGCTCGAAAAATACATGGCAATGGCGCGCAAGAGCAGCGATGAGCGAAGCGCGCGCGGCCTGACCCAGGCCTACTTGTTGATGGCGCAGATCGCAGAAAAGCAGAAGGACTTCCCCGCCGCCAATGCTTGGCTGGACCGCATCGAGAACGCCGACGACATCATGGCCGCCCAGTTGCGGCGGGCCTCCCTGCTGGCCCGCCAGGGACAGATGGCGCAAGCCCGCACCTTGCTGCGCAACCAACCCGACCGCCGCCCCGAAGACGCCCGCCTCAAGCTGGTGGCCGAAGCGCAGCTGTTGCGCGATTTCAAGCAATGGCAGCAGTCGTACGAGGTCTACAGCGAAGCATCCGCCCGATTCCCCAACGACACCGACCTGCTCTACGACCAGGCGATGATGGCCGAGAAGGCCGGCAAACTGGCCGACATGGAGCGCTTGCTGCGCCAACTCATCGCGGCCAAACCCGACTACCACCACGCCTACAACGCGCTCGGCTACTCCCTGGCCGATCGCAACCTCCGACTGCCCGAGGCCAAGCAACTGATCGAAAAGGCGGTTGAACTCGAACCCGGCGATGCGTACATCCAGGACAGCCTGGGCTGGGTCGAGTTCCGCATGGGCAACACCGCGCGCGCCTTGTCGATCCTGCAAGCGGCCTATTCGAAGCGCCCAGACCCCGAAATCGCGGCTCACCTGGGTGAGGTGCTTTGGGCCGGGGGTCAGCGCGAGCAAGCGCTCAAGATCTGGCGCGAAGGCCTGCTGATGTCGGCCGACAACGAAACGCTGCAGGGAACCCTGAAGCGCCTGCAAGTTCGGCCATGA
- a CDS encoding lipoprotein insertase outer membrane protein LolB: protein MMRWPVRRLHARWTVLACATVLAACATPPRPAEVGEDVWSGRLALQIDSASPQSFSAAFDLRGAPTAGELQLTSPLGNTLATVVWTPAGAELRQGSRVTRRGSLDELTRELSGTEVPVAALFGWLRGQAGDVPGWQADLSRQTEGRITARRTWPLPTAELRVVFQP from the coding sequence ATGATGCGGTGGCCCGTGCGACGGCTCCATGCTCGGTGGACCGTGCTGGCATGCGCCACCGTGCTCGCGGCCTGCGCCACGCCCCCGCGCCCCGCCGAGGTGGGTGAGGACGTGTGGAGCGGCCGTCTGGCATTGCAGATCGACAGCGCCTCTCCACAGTCGTTCTCGGCCGCCTTTGACTTGCGCGGCGCGCCCACAGCGGGCGAACTCCAGTTGACATCCCCATTGGGCAACACCCTGGCCACGGTGGTGTGGACGCCCGCAGGCGCCGAGCTGAGGCAGGGCAGCCGCGTGACCCGGCGCGGCAGCCTGGACGAACTCACACGTGAGCTCAGTGGCACGGAAGTACCGGTCGCCGCCTTGTTCGGCTGGCTGCGCGGCCAAGCCGGTGACGTGCCCGGTTGGCAGGCCGATCTTTCGCGCCAAACCGAAGGGCGGATCACGGCGCGGCGCACCTGGCCGCTGCCGACCGCCGAATTGCGTGTCGTGTTTCAACCATGA
- a CDS encoding 4-(cytidine 5'-diphospho)-2-C-methyl-D-erythritol kinase, with the protein MKRLLDVPAPAKLNLFLHITGRRADGYHLLQSIFMLVDWCDHLHFELRPDSDISREDLTGGDLPTQDLCVRAARALQQATGCRHGVHIGLEKRLPAEAGMGGGSSDAASTLIALNRLWGLGLARSQLASIGLQLGADVPFFIGGRNAWVEGVGEQLTPVAIPAARFVVVKPPTGASTQRIFGSTELKRDSRTATIRGFAANDTCEDAVIDLQKVLAAGHNDLQPVAQALCPDIGRCIQWLQSHGLQGRMTGSGTAVFAQLPHAMDLTDAPGDWTVRECGNMDAHPLLDWCTG; encoded by the coding sequence TTGAAGCGGCTGCTGGACGTACCCGCCCCAGCCAAACTCAATCTGTTCCTGCACATCACCGGGCGCCGAGCCGACGGCTACCACCTGCTGCAATCGATCTTCATGCTGGTGGACTGGTGCGACCACTTGCATTTCGAACTGCGCCCAGACAGCGACATCAGCCGCGAAGACCTCACGGGCGGTGATCTGCCCACGCAGGACCTGTGCGTGCGCGCCGCCCGGGCACTCCAACAAGCCACAGGCTGCCGCCATGGCGTGCACATCGGACTGGAAAAACGCCTGCCGGCTGAGGCCGGCATGGGCGGCGGCTCCTCGGACGCCGCCAGTACGCTGATCGCGCTCAACCGCCTCTGGGGCCTCGGACTGGCACGGTCTCAATTGGCCTCGATAGGACTGCAACTGGGCGCCGACGTGCCGTTTTTCATCGGCGGACGCAATGCCTGGGTCGAAGGCGTGGGCGAGCAGCTCACACCTGTGGCCATTCCTGCGGCCCGCTTCGTCGTGGTCAAACCGCCCACCGGCGCGTCGACGCAGCGCATCTTTGGCTCGACGGAGCTAAAACGCGATTCAAGAACTGCTACAATCCGAGGCTTTGCTGCAAACGATACGTGTGAAGACGCAGTGATCGATCTCCAGAAAGTTCTGGCGGCCGGACACAACGACCTTCAACCCGTCGCGCAGGCGCTGTGCCCCGATATAGGGCGTTGCATTCAGTGGCTCCAGAGCCATGGTTTGCAAGGGCGCATGACCGGCTCGGGAACCGCGGTGTTTGCGCAATTGCCGCATGCGATGGACTTGACAGACGCCCCTGGCGACTGGACGGTTCGAGAATGCGGCAACATGGATGCACATCCATTGCTCGACTGGTGCACCGGTTAG